The window AAGCTGGGGGGGCACCCCGGGGCCGCCGCCACCGGTGCGACGCGCCTCGTCGAGCTGGCGGCGGGTGTCGGCGTTCTCGTCGAGCAGACGAGTCAGCTCGGCCTCGACCTCGTCGAGGAAGGTGTCGACTTCGTCCTCGTTGTAACCGGTCCGGAACCTGGTCGGGCTGAAGACCTTGTTCTGCACATCCTGTGGTGTCAGCGCCACGTCGCCTCCTCTTGCGGCATCGCCGCTCCCCGAAGAGAGGGCGGTCTACGGGCAGTCTCCCGCGCTCGTGTCAGCGGCGTGCACACGACCCCGTCACAACCTCGTCGCATAGTTCTGCAACACCACGATCACGATGAACAACAGCAGGAAACCGAGGTCGAAGGCCACAGCCCCCACGCGCAGCGGCGGGATGAAGCGCCGAAGCAATCGTAACGGCGGGTCCGTGGCCGTATACACGACCTCGCAGAGCACCACCCACGGGCCGGTGGGCCGGAACGAGCGGCTCACCGACTGCAGCAGGTCGATAACCATCCGCGCTATCAGGAGCAGTAGGTACGCGGTCAGCACCCAGTAGAGCACGGTGCCGAAGATGCTTATGGCTGCCTCTCCCTGCCTTGCGGACGTCGACGGCCGGGCACCGCGACGTCAGGACTGGTTGTAGAAGCCACCTTCGGCGATACGACGCTTGTCGCTCTCGGTGACCTCGACGTTCGAGGGGGTCAGGAGGAAGACCTTGTTGGTCACCCTCTCGATCCTCCCGTGCAGACCGAAGATCAGCCCAGCGGCGAAGTCGATCAGCCGCTTGGCCTCGACATCGTCCATCTCGGTGAGGTTCATGATGACGGGCGTGCCGTCCCTGAACTCCTCACCGATCTGACGGGCGTCATTGTAGCTCCGCGGCTGGAGCGTTGTGATCCGGTAGGGGGATGCTTCCTCGACGGCGGCTACCCTCCGCATCGGAACGGCACCAGAGGGGCGCAACGGTTCGACGGAGGAGGAACGTCTGGCCATGGTCGGCGGCTCCTCGCGTGCGTCGATACGCCTCACCGTCCGGTCGAACGGAACGGGCTCGCGCACGTCCCGCCGGTCATCCTGCTGGTCGTCCTGACCGTCGTCATCGTCGTAGTCGTCGAGATATTCGTCGTCCTCCTCGGCCAGACCGAGGTAGACCATCGCCCTGCGACCGAGCCCCATGGCGCGACTCTAAGGGACAGGGCGCCGCTCACCGAACAAAGCGGTGCCGATCCGTAGGTGTGTCGCGCCTTCGGCCACCGCGGCCTCCAGATCGCCCGACATTCCGGCACTCATGACCCATGCCTCCGGGTGATCGCGCGTCAACCGTTCAGACACTTCCCGTAACCGGGCGAACGCCGGCCGTGGATCTTCTCCCCGGGGGGCCACCGCCATCACACCCGCCAGCCGCAGCCCGGCCGCCGCGGCGACAAGATCTGTCAACCGGGCGACATCGCTCGGCGCCACGCCACCTCGTCCGCTGACGCCGCCATCTCCCGATGTGTCCAGGGACACCTGGAGGCAGACGGCGATCATACGGCCCTGGCTCGTCGCCGCCCTCGCCAGGGCCGCCACCAGCTCCGGCCGGTCGACCGACTGCACCCAGTCCGCCCACCGGACGACCGCGTTCGTCTTGTTGCGCTGCAACTGCCCGACGAAGTGCCAAACCGGTCCATGCAACCCATCCGGTGCACCCGGCTCATCCGGCGAGGCCGTTCCGCCCAGCCGGGACAGTACCTGGGCGACCTTCGGGGCGGCCTCCTGCTCGCGGTTCTCGGCGAAATGGGCGACGCCCAGCGCACGCAGCGCCAGCACGTCGTCGGCGGGCCAGGTCTTGCTGACGGCGACGAGCGTGAGCCCGGCCGGGTCACGGCCGGCGGCGCGCGCCGCCGCGTCGATCCGCTCCCGGACGTCGCGCAGGTTCGCCCGCAGCCGCGCGAGGCGCGCCGCGCCGACCCCCCACCGGGCCGCCAGCTCGTCGGCCTCGCCCGCCGCGAGGTCGGGAGGAGCGCCGCCGGCCGGCGCCCCCGGATCACCGGGACTCAAAGCCAGACAACCCCGGCGAAACGGCCCGTACGCCCCTGGTCCCGACGGTGCGAGAACAGGGTGGGGTCCTCCATCGTGCAGCGGTCGGAGACCTCGACGTCGGTGACCCCGACGGCACGCAGCTGGGCGGCGACGCCCGCGCGCAGGTCGAGTGCCGGGGTGCCGGCCCTGGTGACGCTGGCCGTGCCGGGGACCAGTGCGGCGACCTCGTCGCGCATCGACGCGGGCACCTCGTAGCAGCGCCCGCACACCGACGGGCCGATGACGGCGCGCAGCTCGCCCGGCTCGGCGCCGAGCTCCCCGAGCGCCGCCACCGCCGCGGGCACGACGCCGGCGGCGAGCCCGACCCGCCCGGCGTGTGCGACGCCGACGGCTCCTGGGCTGGTGAACACGACCGGGACGCAGTCCGCGACCAGCACGGCGAGCCCACATCCCGGCGCGGCGGTGACCATGGCGTCGGCCTCCGGCGGCCGCGGCCAGCCGGCCGCCTCACCGGAACCACCCGGCAGGTCCCCGACCGGGGCGTCACCCGGCGGGCCGTCGGGTGACCAGCCGTACCGCGACGCGTCCCGGTACGTGATGACGCTGGCGCCGTGGACCTGGCGCATGAAACGGACCGGCACGCCGGTGGTCTCCACGAGCCGCTGCCGGTTGGCTCCCACGGCGGCCGGGTCGTCGCCGACCTTGCCGCCGAGGTTCAGCGAGCTGTACGGGCCGGTGGAGACGCCGCCGGCCCGGTCGGTGAACAGCAGTGGCACGGCTACTTGAGGAAGTCGGGGACGTCCAGCTCGTCCTCGTCGTCGGCGATCGGCCGGACCGGGCGCCGGGGCGGCGGGTAGCTCGGCCGCGCCCCCTGGCGGGGGCCCGCCGGGTCGGCGCCGTAGCCGCCCCCGGGACCAGCCGGCAGCCCCTGGCCC of the Pseudofrankia saprophytica genome contains:
- a CDS encoding cell division protein SepF produces the protein MGLGRRAMVYLGLAEEDDEYLDDYDDDDGQDDQQDDRRDVREPVPFDRTVRRIDAREEPPTMARRSSSVEPLRPSGAVPMRRVAAVEEASPYRITTLQPRSYNDARQIGEEFRDGTPVIMNLTEMDDVEAKRLIDFAAGLIFGLHGRIERVTNKVFLLTPSNVEVTESDKRRIAEGGFYNQS
- a CDS encoding alanine racemase, with protein sequence MSPGDPGAPAGGAPPDLAAGEADELAARWGVGAARLARLRANLRDVRERIDAAARAAGRDPAGLTLVAVSKTWPADDVLALRALGVAHFAENREQEAAPKVAQVLSRLGGTASPDEPGAPDGLHGPVWHFVGQLQRNKTNAVVRWADWVQSVDRPELVAALARAATSQGRMIAVCLQVSLDTSGDGGVSGRGGVAPSDVARLTDLVAAAAGLRLAGVMAVAPRGEDPRPAFARLREVSERLTRDHPEAWVMSAGMSGDLEAAVAEGATHLRIGTALFGERRPVP
- the pgeF gene encoding peptidoglycan editing factor PgeF, whose amino-acid sequence is MPLLFTDRAGGVSTGPYSSLNLGGKVGDDPAAVGANRQRLVETTGVPVRFMRQVHGASVITYRDASRYGWSPDGPPGDAPVGDLPGGSGEAAGWPRPPEADAMVTAAPGCGLAVLVADCVPVVFTSPGAVGVAHAGRVGLAAGVVPAAVAALGELGAEPGELRAVIGPSVCGRCYEVPASMRDEVAALVPGTASVTRAGTPALDLRAGVAAQLRAVGVTDVEVSDRCTMEDPTLFSHRRDQGRTGRFAGVVWL
- a CDS encoding YggT family protein, translating into MLTAYLLLLIARMVIDLLQSVSRSFRPTGPWVVLCEVVYTATDPPLRLLRRFIPPLRVGAVAFDLGFLLLFIVIVVLQNYATRL